From one Flavobacterium sp. N502536 genomic stretch:
- the gldG gene encoding gliding motility-associated ABC transporter substrate-binding protein GldG, with protein sequence MKSSTQQNIKTLGITVFVLIVLNVLGSLFFHRFDLTKDKRYTLSETSLQIVKQVKNPLSIKIYMQGELPADFRRLQQETRQLLEEFQAYNHNIVFEFVNPLENEDESMDVIKSLYQKGLTPINITVDDKGKQSQAMVFPWAVAVYNNKEVNIPLLKNIMGASTTQKVIGSIQHLEYSIADAINKISKDRQKKVAIIKGNGELNEIHIAKMLQQIRESYYIGPFTLDSVAKSPTETLAALKKYDLAIISKPTETFSDEEKQVLDQFIMNGGKTLWLIDQVAADMDSLYNQAGATLAYPRDLNLNDMFFKYGFRINPDLIKDEQGSPIKLATGEQGSATQYQDFIWKYAPQVYPTSEHPIVKNLGGIRFDFASPIDTLKNGIKKTVLLQSSPYSKAIGTPAPINLNSVTEKASPQEYANKGNIPLSVLLEGSFHSAFENRVLPFKENSFLAKGKPNKMIVIADGDLARNQLDKNMMPVELGYDQRTGNLYDNKDFMMNCINYLLDDTGLINIRSKDVSLPLLDKEKVYENYTLTQFITIGLPILILLIFGLVFTYMRRRKYSK encoded by the coding sequence ATGAAGTCATCTACTCAACAAAATATTAAAACATTAGGGATTACTGTTTTTGTTTTAATCGTTTTAAATGTATTGGGAAGTTTATTTTTCCACCGATTCGATTTAACCAAAGACAAACGATACACCTTATCCGAAACTTCTTTACAGATCGTAAAACAAGTTAAAAATCCATTATCGATCAAGATTTATATGCAGGGTGAACTGCCGGCAGATTTTAGACGTCTTCAACAGGAAACACGTCAGCTGCTGGAGGAATTTCAGGCCTATAATCACAATATTGTTTTTGAATTCGTAAATCCTCTAGAAAACGAAGACGAGAGCATGGATGTCATAAAATCGCTTTATCAAAAAGGTCTTACACCCATAAACATTACTGTCGACGACAAAGGAAAACAATCTCAGGCTATGGTTTTCCCGTGGGCTGTTGCCGTTTACAACAATAAGGAAGTTAATATTCCGCTGTTAAAAAATATCATGGGAGCTTCAACTACCCAAAAAGTAATCGGATCGATTCAGCATTTAGAATATTCGATTGCAGATGCGATCAATAAAATTAGTAAAGACAGACAAAAGAAGGTTGCTATTATAAAAGGAAATGGAGAATTGAACGAGATTCACATTGCCAAAATGCTACAGCAAATTCGCGAAAGTTATTATATCGGTCCCTTTACCTTAGACTCTGTAGCCAAAAGTCCGACTGAAACTTTAGCCGCACTTAAAAAATACGACTTAGCCATTATTTCAAAACCAACAGAAACTTTCTCTGACGAGGAAAAACAGGTTTTGGATCAGTTTATCATGAACGGAGGTAAAACCTTATGGTTAATCGATCAGGTGGCTGCCGACATGGACAGTCTTTACAACCAGGCTGGAGCAACTCTGGCGTACCCGAGAGACCTGAATCTGAACGATATGTTTTTTAAATACGGCTTCAGAATCAATCCTGATTTGATCAAAGACGAACAAGGAAGCCCTATTAAACTGGCTACCGGCGAACAAGGAAGTGCTACACAATATCAAGACTTTATTTGGAAATATGCCCCGCAGGTGTACCCAACCAGCGAGCACCCGATTGTAAAAAACTTAGGCGGAATCCGATTTGATTTTGCGAGTCCGATTGACACCTTAAAAAACGGAATCAAAAAAACAGTTCTACTGCAATCTTCTCCTTATTCAAAAGCAATTGGAACTCCTGCTCCAATCAATCTAAACAGTGTAACCGAAAAAGCTTCTCCTCAGGAATATGCAAACAAAGGAAACATTCCACTTTCCGTTTTACTGGAAGGATCCTTCCATTCCGCTTTTGAAAATCGCGTTTTACCTTTCAAAGAAAATTCATTCTTGGCAAAGGGAAAACCAAACAAAATGATTGTAATAGCCGATGGTGATTTGGCCAGAAATCAGTTGGACAAAAACATGATGCCTGTAGAACTGGGCTATGATCAGCGTACCGGAAACCTATACGACAACAAAGATTTCATGATGAATTGCATCAATTATTTGCTGGATGATACCGGACTTATTAACATTAGAAGTAAAGATGTCAGCCTGCCCCTATTGGACAAAGAGAAAGTTTATGAAAATTATACACTCACACAGTTCATAACTATCGGACTTCCAATTCTAATTTTGTTGATTTTTGGATTGGTATTTACCTATATGCGAAGAAGAAAGTACAGCAAGTAG
- the dnaN gene encoding DNA polymerase III subunit beta encodes MKFIVSSSYLLKQLQVLGSVINSNNTLPILDNFLFELDNSELTVSASDLETTMSATLSIDSTSKGSVAVPAKLLLEILKTFPEQPLTFTVEENNTVEISSNSGKYALAYAAGEEFPKSVSLEEPSVTLVPADVLATAVSKTIFAAGNDDLRPVMSGVFFQFSPEGLTFVATDAHKLVKYARTDVKASQVADFIMPKKPLNILKSILGTSDAEVKIEYNDSNATFSFDNYILTCRLIDGKYPNYEAVIPKENPNKLMIDRSLFLSSVKRVAIFSNKTTHQIRLKIAGAELNVSAEDIDYSNKAEERLTCDYQGDDLQIGFNSRFLTEMLTNLQSDMIMLEMSLPNRAGILTPVDGLEEGETVTMLVMPVMLNS; translated from the coding sequence ATGAAATTTATAGTATCGAGTTCGTACTTATTAAAACAATTACAAGTTTTAGGTAGTGTAATTAACAGCAACAATACGTTGCCTATTTTAGACAACTTTTTATTTGAACTAGACAACAGCGAGCTGACAGTTTCGGCTTCGGATCTTGAGACTACGATGTCTGCTACATTATCAATCGATTCTACAAGCAAAGGAAGTGTTGCTGTGCCAGCTAAACTTTTGCTTGAAATTTTAAAAACGTTTCCGGAACAACCTTTAACTTTTACGGTTGAAGAAAACAATACCGTTGAAATTAGTTCTAACTCTGGAAAATATGCTTTAGCATACGCTGCCGGTGAAGAATTTCCAAAATCGGTAAGTCTTGAAGAACCGTCTGTAACACTTGTTCCTGCTGATGTTTTAGCAACTGCTGTAAGTAAAACTATTTTTGCTGCCGGAAATGACGATTTACGTCCGGTAATGTCCGGAGTTTTCTTCCAATTCTCACCTGAAGGATTAACTTTTGTAGCAACAGATGCACATAAATTAGTAAAATATGCCCGTACAGACGTAAAAGCGTCTCAGGTAGCTGATTTTATTATGCCTAAGAAACCTTTGAATATTTTAAAAAGTATTTTAGGAACTTCTGATGCCGAAGTAAAAATTGAATACAACGATTCAAATGCGACTTTCTCATTTGACAATTATATTTTAACGTGTCGTTTGATCGATGGAAAATACCCTAATTACGAAGCGGTAATTCCAAAGGAAAATCCAAACAAATTAATGATTGACCGTTCTTTATTTTTAAGTTCAGTTAAGCGTGTGGCCATTTTCTCTAACAAAACTACACACCAAATTCGTTTGAAAATTGCCGGAGCTGAATTAAATGTTTCTGCAGAAGATATCGATTACTCTAACAAAGCTGAAGAAAGATTAACTTGTGATTATCAAGGAGATGATCTTCAAATTGGTTTCAACTCTCGTTTCTTAACTGAAATGCTGACGAACCTGCAATCGGATATGATTATGCTGGAGATGTCATTGCCTAACAGAGCTGGAATTCTTACGCCGGTTGACGGTTTAGAGGAAGGAGAAACTGTAACAATGCTGGTAATGCCTGTAATGTTAAATAGTTAA
- a CDS encoding DsbA family oxidoreductase, which yields MKIEIWSDIMCPFCYIGKRQLETALAEFPNDEFEIEWKSFQLDPTITPQSGKDVYRFLAERKGFSVEQSIEMHKDVTERAKSVGLDYHFDKAIISNSLTAHRIIHLAKTKGLGDQMEEIFFRAYFTEGKDLNDSQTLIELGTQAGLNAKEVQEVVEDEKLYLNDVHSDIHEANQIGVQGVPFFVFDRKYAVSGAQPVEAFVNTIKEMQK from the coding sequence ATGAAAATAGAAATTTGGTCGGACATCATGTGTCCGTTTTGTTATATCGGAAAAAGACAACTGGAAACAGCTTTAGCTGAATTTCCAAATGATGAATTTGAAATTGAATGGAAAAGCTTTCAGCTCGACCCAACGATCACACCGCAATCAGGTAAAGATGTTTATAGGTTTCTGGCGGAACGAAAAGGTTTTTCCGTTGAGCAATCCATCGAAATGCACAAAGATGTGACAGAACGCGCAAAAAGCGTAGGTTTGGACTATCATTTTGATAAAGCGATCATTTCAAATTCACTAACAGCACACCGTATCATTCATTTGGCTAAAACGAAAGGTCTTGGCGATCAAATGGAGGAAATTTTCTTCAGAGCTTATTTTACCGAAGGAAAAGATCTAAACGATTCCCAAACCCTTATCGAATTAGGTACTCAGGCTGGTTTAAATGCAAAAGAGGTGCAAGAAGTCGTAGAAGATGAAAAGCTTTACTTAAACGACGTTCATTCCGACATACACGAAGCCAATCAGATTGGTGTACAAGGAGTTCCGTTTTTTGTTTTTGATCGAAAATATGCCGTTTCCGGAGCTCAGCCTGTCGAAGCTTTTGTAAACACCATTAAAGAAATGCAGAAATAG
- a CDS encoding MutS-related protein translates to MEAYQNKVEHYTGRFNKINKKYNSISILRLLSVFLCLFLLFYYIKTNEILYAVFAFLSFVGFLFLMRIHSALSFQRELTKAILKLNQNEIAYLKREKIPFENGVEFNDFSHPYAYDLDIFGDHSLFQNLNRTATYIGKKTLADQLLKLSPNETILENQEAINELKTKIDWRQDFMALAMISYDTKESYQSLVHWNSFKNNILPKVLIAISVIFPSLFLGILAAYFITSKTILLSYLSYIFIANMIVLGSSFKRIQSEIAKADNVDKIIKQYSLLVQKIETESFQSKRLIDLQQQLIFRNATASKHLKDLSELFSRMDTINNFVTATVFNGMFLFNLHVLKALLKWKQNYSAELEKWIAIIGEFETLNSLANLAYNNPDFVFPEINSDYKIGFSNLGHPLLNPETRVGNDTHFYPESFMILTGSNMSGKSTFLRSLGINMVLGGIGSVVCASKAELHPLPVLVSMRLSDSLADSESYFFAEIKRLKQIMDALEERPAFVLLDEILRGTNSDDKRNGTIEVVKKIIARKAIGAIATHDIEVCLTTNEYPDVLTNQCFEVEIKNNDLHFDYKLRSGICKNKSATFLMQKMGVI, encoded by the coding sequence ATGGAAGCATATCAGAATAAAGTTGAGCACTATACAGGACGTTTTAATAAAATCAACAAAAAATACAATAGCATTAGTATACTGCGTCTTTTAAGCGTATTTCTATGTTTGTTCTTATTGTTTTATTACATCAAAACCAACGAAATACTTTATGCAGTTTTTGCTTTTCTGTCTTTTGTTGGTTTTCTTTTTTTAATGCGAATTCACTCTGCTCTGTCTTTTCAGAGAGAACTTACTAAAGCAATTTTGAAACTAAATCAAAATGAAATTGCGTATTTAAAAAGAGAAAAAATCCCTTTTGAGAACGGAGTAGAATTCAATGATTTTAGTCATCCTTATGCTTACGATCTGGATATTTTTGGAGATCATTCGCTGTTTCAAAATTTAAACCGAACGGCAACTTATATTGGTAAAAAAACATTGGCAGATCAATTATTGAAGCTGTCTCCGAATGAAACGATTCTCGAAAATCAGGAAGCGATCAATGAATTAAAAACAAAAATCGATTGGCGTCAGGATTTCATGGCTTTAGCGATGATTAGTTATGACACAAAAGAATCTTACCAATCTTTAGTTCATTGGAATTCATTTAAAAATAATATTTTACCTAAAGTATTAATTGCGATATCGGTTATTTTTCCAAGCTTGTTTTTGGGCATTTTGGCAGCCTATTTTATTACCTCAAAAACAATTTTACTATCTTATCTGAGCTATATTTTTATTGCCAATATGATTGTTTTGGGGAGTTCTTTTAAACGGATTCAGTCGGAGATTGCCAAAGCGGATAATGTGGACAAAATTATCAAACAGTATAGTTTATTGGTTCAGAAAATTGAAACTGAATCTTTTCAGTCTAAACGATTAATCGATTTGCAGCAGCAGCTTATTTTTAGAAATGCAACCGCAAGTAAACACCTGAAAGATCTTTCCGAGTTGTTTTCGAGAATGGATACCATTAACAATTTTGTAACTGCTACTGTCTTTAATGGAATGTTTTTGTTCAATTTGCACGTTTTGAAAGCACTTTTAAAATGGAAACAAAACTATTCGGCTGAACTTGAAAAATGGATTGCTATTATTGGTGAATTTGAAACGTTGAATAGTTTAGCGAATTTGGCTTACAACAATCCGGACTTTGTTTTCCCGGAGATCAACTCAGACTATAAAATTGGGTTTTCAAATCTGGGCCATCCTTTGCTAAATCCGGAAACGAGAGTAGGGAATGATACTCATTTTTACCCTGAATCTTTTATGATTCTAACAGGTTCTAATATGTCGGGAAAAAGTACTTTTTTGAGAAGCTTGGGAATCAATATGGTTTTAGGTGGAATTGGTTCAGTTGTTTGTGCTTCAAAAGCGGAGCTGCATCCACTTCCAGTATTAGTTTCAATGCGATTGTCTGATTCGTTAGCAGATAGCGAATCCTACTTTTTTGCCGAAATTAAGCGTTTAAAACAAATTATGGATGCGCTGGAAGAACGCCCTGCTTTTGTTTTACTGGATGAAATTTTAAGAGGAACAAACTCCGATGATAAACGAAACGGAACGATCGAAGTCGTTAAAAAAATAATTGCAAGGAAAGCAATTGGGGCGATTGCAACACACGATATTGAGGTTTGTTTGACAACAAATGAATATCCTGATGTTTTAACCAACCAGTGTTTTGAAGTCGAAATTAAAAACAACGATCTTCATTTTGATTACAAACTTCGAAGCGGAATTTGTAAAAATAAGAGCGCCACTTTCCTGATGCAAAAAATGGGAGTTATTTAG
- a CDS encoding universal stress protein, producing the protein MKKILFPTDFSEAATNAFVHALEFAKIVNAELVLLHTFEIPVYDSQFFPENYASIYSSIELAKFEMFKDEIPKLRAIAAERKLDSIVIKHRLMDGDLIYNLKNAVEEDHIDFVIMGTSGVSDWTKFFLGSNTSSVISEVKVPVLCVPAAAKFKKIKTIGFTTRYREKDKAELRKVLAIAKKTNAKVKSLYVRASNTDVSDATIKEWDKEFANENVEFLVLPSDEVKETILDFVLYKDLDVLTVITHKRSFFESIFESSFSKKIAKEVSIPVLVMHET; encoded by the coding sequence ATGAAAAAGATATTATTTCCAACAGATTTTTCTGAAGCGGCAACAAATGCTTTTGTTCACGCCTTAGAATTTGCTAAAATTGTAAATGCCGAGCTTGTTTTGTTACATACTTTTGAGATTCCGGTTTACGACAGTCAGTTTTTCCCCGAAAATTACGCTTCGATCTACAGTTCGATCGAATTGGCAAAATTTGAAATGTTTAAAGACGAAATTCCAAAACTCAGAGCCATTGCTGCCGAGCGAAAACTGGATTCAATTGTGATCAAACACCGCTTGATGGATGGAGATTTAATTTACAATCTGAAAAATGCGGTAGAAGAGGACCATATCGATTTTGTAATCATGGGAACTTCAGGAGTTTCGGACTGGACGAAATTTTTTCTCGGATCAAACACCAGCTCTGTAATTTCAGAGGTTAAAGTTCCTGTTTTATGTGTTCCGGCAGCTGCGAAATTTAAAAAAATAAAAACAATTGGTTTTACGACCCGTTACCGTGAAAAAGACAAAGCCGAGCTTCGTAAAGTTTTGGCAATTGCAAAGAAAACAAATGCGAAGGTAAAAAGTTTGTATGTCAGAGCGTCTAATACAGATGTTTCTGATGCCACAATTAAAGAGTGGGATAAAGAATTTGCGAATGAAAATGTAGAATTTTTGGTTCTGCCAAGTGACGAAGTAAAAGAAACCATTCTTGATTTTGTACTTTACAAAGATCTGGATGTTTTAACGGTTATTACACATAAAAGATCTTTCTTCGAAAGCATTTTTGAATCCAGTTTCTCAAAAAAGATAGCCAAAGAAGTTTCGATACCTGTTTTGGTCATGCACGAGACCTAA